The following proteins are encoded in a genomic region of Oncorhynchus masou masou isolate Uvic2021 chromosome 32, UVic_Omas_1.1, whole genome shotgun sequence:
- the LOC135525550 gene encoding filaggrin — MIRHDLDMTEVVNHKRPKSVLDVRFLNHQEDIILQHKLTLLDMRHRYTLRVLCQDRISLMTEHRKLLLLKVCEPCATINKTMKEISETKKARMDRAVSASDNRRLKSSKSLSIDRGKLVSCWQTSNSNVIVEKPRMVGVEARGTSMLSLRRSQSAQPKTVHTANHRETETGHSAKHRETETGHSAKHRETGHSAKHRVTGHSAKHRVTGHSAKHRATQAREGHSAKHRETETGHSAKHRETQAREGHSAKHRETETGHSAKHRATQAREGHSAKHRETETGHSAKHRETQAREGHSAKHRETETGHSAKHRETEVGHSAEHRELEAGHSAKHRETEVGAGVFSIMQLRQISTIDCISEKELASQQQHARGEKERLKQCQQDMLSQKIINFLKKLDNTCNEQIET, encoded by the coding sequence ATGATAAGGCATGATCTGGATATGACCGAGGTGGTCAACCACAAGAGACCGAAGTCTGTTCTGGATGTGAGGTTTCTGAATCACCAGGAGGACATTATTCTTCAACACAAACTGACCCTGTTGGACATGAGGCACAGGTACACCCTCAGAGTTCTGTGTCAGGATAGAATCTCACTGATGACGGAACACAGGAAACTGCTACTTCTCAAAGTCTGTGAACCTTGTGCCACTATCAACAAAACCATGAAAGAGATATCCGAAACTAAAAAGGCAAGGATGGATCGTGCCGTCTCTGCCTCTGACAACAGACGGTTGAAATCCAGTAAATCCCTTTCCATCGACAGAGGGAAACTAGTCTCATGTTGGCAGACATCAAACAGTAATGTCATTGTAGAGAAACCTAGAATGGTTGGGGTTGAGGCAAGAGGAACATCAATGCTGAGCTTGAGGAGATCTCAGTCAGCACAGCCCAAAACTGTACACACTGCcaatcacagagagacagagacaggacactctgccaagcacagagagacagagacaggacactctGCCAAGCACAGAGAAACAGGACATTCTGCCAAGCACAGAGTGACAGGACACTCTGCCAAGCACAGAGTGACAGGACACTCTGCCAAGCACAGAGCGACACAAGCAAGGGAAGGGCACTCTGCCaagcacagagaaacagagacaggacactctgccaaacacagagagacacaagcAAGGGAAGGGCACTCTGCCaagcacagagaaacagagacaggacactctGCCAAACACAGAGCGACACAAGCAAGGGAAGGGCACTCTGCCaagcacagagaaacagagacaggacactctgccaaacacagagagacacaagcAAGGGAAGGGCACTCTGCCaagcacagagaaacagagacaggacactctgccaagcacagagagacagaggtgggaCACTCTGCCGAACACAGAGAATTAGAGGCAGGACACTCTGCCAAGCACAGAGAAACAGAGGTAGGGGCAGGGGTGTTTTCTATCATGCAGCTGAGGCAAATATCCACTATCGACTGTATCTCAGAAAAGGAGCTGGCCAGCCAACAGCAACATgctagaggagagaaggagagactcaAACAATGTCAGCAGGATATGCTAAGCCAGAAAATAATCAACTTTCTGAAAAAACTTGACAACACTTGTAATGAGCAGATAGAAACATGA
- the cenpo gene encoding centromere protein O, which yields MEEARKGVLGHLNMLEMEANNLELKQQELRQRGRQEELNANLQALLSKRDQLKAEIKANTSLQKMRTLLDRTGFPYERNEDVDNLEDGSDNSQLLLMMARHTQLKDLLHAHHLIGGYDVLQTRKGKGVCVSVATAYEGVYLETYNLEIDLGSNLRICRHNIPPFIPLERLVAQGNMQTDIRDFLDTLSQYLNAYAGRKQQLHLTKEIHSSVQVAESNALCTILVLMFTIPGEKAEAILCTLQYADHTQRLPTRVNIESEDTALVSSPQWKKNQDLLLETPLHTALVAMKKTGSIA from the exons ATGGAAGAAGCGAGAAAAG GTGTTTTGGGGCACTTGAACATGTTGGAAATGGAGGCGAACAACTTGGAATTAAAGCAGCAGGAACTTCGGCAGAGAGGTCGCCAGGAAGAGCTGAATGCAAACCTACaggcactcctcagtaaaagagaccagttaaaagctgaaataaaggcAAACACG TCTCTCCAGAAGATGAGAACTCTACTGGACCGAACAGGTTTTCCATATGAGAGGAATGAGGATGTTGATAACCTGGAAGATGGCTCAGATAACTCACAACTTCTGCTGATGAtggccagacacacacaactgAAGGACCTGCTTCATGCTCATCATCTTATAG GTGGGTATGACGTCCTCCAGACTCGTAAAGGTAAAGGGGTGTGTGTCTCGGTGGCCACTGCGTACGAAGGCGTCTACCTTGAGACATATAACCTGGAGATAGATCTGGGGTCTAACCTGAGGATCTGCCGGCATAACATCCCCCCGTTCATCCCCTTGGAGAGGCTTGTTGCGCAGGGCAACATGCAGACAGACATCAGGGATTTCCTGGACACCCTCAGCCAGTATCTCAATGCCTACGCTGGCCGCAAGCAGCAGCTACACCTCACCAAG GAGATCCATAGCTCTGTTCAGGTGGCGGAAAGTAATGCTCTCTGTACTATACTGGTGCTGATGTTCACTATACCAGGAGAGAAGGCCGAGGCTATACTGTGTACCCTGCAGTATGCTGACCACACGCAGCGCCTGCCCACCCGGGTCAACATAGAGTCTGAAG ACACTGCGCTGGTGAGTTCTCCACAATGGAAGAAGAACCAAGACCTACTCCTGGAGACTCCATTACACACAGCTTTGGTGGCCATGAAGAAGACTGGCAGCATCGCTTAG